The Erythrobacter aurantius genome includes a window with the following:
- a CDS encoding S24 family peptidase, with amino-acid sequence MVKSDEAHPDGARARLLELSQQRGVSLARLSDMLGRNASYLQQFIRKGSPRKLEEGDRRTLATFFGVAEEELGGGGESSQENSYAQTRMRRDPGDWVDVPRLDIGASAGPGALPVSEQAFDAFRFSRRWLAEQGLEGAQLVAITVEGDSMEPLLRNGDEILIDRAPRAFRDGVHVVRLGDTLMVKRVAQAGAGRFALLSQNLAYPPVEVSAEEMEVIGRVVWKGGRI; translated from the coding sequence ATGGTTAAGTCCGATGAAGCACACCCCGACGGCGCCCGTGCGCGGCTGCTGGAACTGTCGCAGCAACGCGGGGTGAGCCTTGCCCGCCTGTCCGACATGCTCGGGCGCAATGCGAGCTATCTGCAACAATTCATTCGCAAAGGTTCCCCGCGAAAGCTGGAGGAAGGGGACCGGCGGACGCTCGCCACCTTCTTTGGCGTGGCGGAAGAGGAGCTGGGCGGAGGCGGCGAATCATCGCAGGAAAATTCCTACGCACAAACACGTATGCGGCGCGATCCGGGTGACTGGGTGGATGTGCCCCGGCTCGACATCGGCGCATCGGCAGGGCCGGGCGCGCTTCCGGTGAGCGAGCAGGCGTTCGATGCCTTCCGCTTTTCGCGCCGCTGGCTGGCGGAACAGGGGCTGGAGGGCGCGCAACTGGTCGCGATCACGGTCGAGGGCGATTCGATGGAACCGCTGCTGCGCAATGGCGACGAAATCCTGATAGACCGCGCCCCGCGCGCCTTCCGTGACGGTGTCCATGTCGTGCGCCTGGGTGACACGCTGATGGTGAAACGCGTGGCGCAAGCCGGGGCAGGCCGCTTCGCGCTGCTATCGCAAAACCTCGCCTACCCTCCCGTGGAGGTCAGCGCCGAGGAGATGGAGGTCATCGGCCGGGTTGTATGGAAGGGGGGGCGGATATGA
- a CDS encoding aldehyde dehydrogenase family protein produces MHEVVNPFDLSPVGSVPTHDWDAVDAALTKAQALFRDRSQWKKPHERAAILHWAMEIMRERRDHLAMQVAAEGGKPLIDARVEVDRAINGMELCIHEIGALKGTEIPMGLTAAGDGRLAWTTREPIGVVVAVSAFNHPLNLIVHQVAPAVATGCPVIVKPAADTPLSCFEFVSILHEAGLEPDWAQAVQPPRDVSEKMVSDPRVAFFSFIGSAGVGWSLRSKLAPGTRCALEHGGVAPVIVDPSGNLDLAVPSLTKGGFYHSGQVCVSVQRVFAHSSIVDDLASRMADAASKLKVGNAIHEDTECGPLIRPKEVDRVAKWIDEARDGGAKVLCGGEKLSDTTYAPTVLLNPSPEATISRNEVFGPAVCIYSYDDVDAAIAQANSLDVAFQAAVFTNDLSSAMHTYRNIDASAVMVNDHTAFRTDWMPFAGLRTSGHGVGGIPYTCHEMTIEKMIVIKG; encoded by the coding sequence ATGCATGAAGTGGTCAATCCGTTCGACCTGTCTCCTGTCGGCAGCGTCCCCACGCATGATTGGGACGCCGTCGACGCGGCGCTGACAAAGGCGCAGGCGCTGTTCCGCGATCGCTCGCAGTGGAAGAAGCCGCACGAACGCGCGGCGATCCTCCACTGGGCGATGGAGATCATGCGCGAACGCCGCGATCATCTTGCCATGCAGGTCGCGGCTGAAGGCGGAAAGCCGCTGATCGATGCGCGGGTCGAGGTAGACCGCGCGATCAACGGGATGGAGCTGTGCATCCACGAAATCGGGGCGCTGAAAGGCACCGAGATTCCGATGGGGCTGACTGCGGCGGGCGATGGCAGGCTGGCGTGGACCACGCGCGAACCGATTGGCGTGGTGGTGGCGGTTTCGGCCTTCAACCACCCGCTCAACCTGATCGTGCACCAGGTCGCCCCGGCGGTGGCCACGGGCTGTCCGGTGATCGTCAAGCCGGCGGCGGATACCCCGCTGTCGTGCTTCGAATTCGTCTCGATCCTGCACGAAGCCGGGCTGGAGCCGGACTGGGCGCAGGCGGTTCAGCCGCCGCGTGACGTGTCGGAAAAGATGGTGAGCGATCCTCGCGTCGCCTTCTTCAGCTTTATCGGATCGGCCGGCGTTGGCTGGTCGCTCCGCTCAAAGCTCGCTCCGGGGACGCGCTGCGCGCTGGAACATGGCGGAGTTGCTCCGGTGATCGTCGATCCCAGCGGCAATCTCGACCTGGCCGTGCCCAGCCTGACCAAGGGCGGGTTCTACCATTCGGGGCAGGTCTGCGTGTCGGTGCAGCGGGTGTTTGCGCACAGCTCCATCGTCGATGATCTGGCCAGCCGCATGGCCGACGCCGCGAGCAAGCTCAAGGTCGGCAACGCCATTCACGAGGATACCGAATGCGGCCCGCTGATCCGGCCCAAGGAAGTCGACCGCGTGGCCAAATGGATCGACGAAGCCCGCGATGGCGGGGCCAAGGTGCTGTGCGGGGGCGAGAAGCTGTCCGACACCACCTATGCCCCCACGGTGCTGCTCAATCCCTCACCCGAGGCGACGATTTCGCGCAATGAGGTGTTTGGCCCTGCCGTCTGCATCTATTCCTATGACGATGTCGATGCGGCGATTGCACAGGCCAATTCGCTCGACGTGGCGTTTCAGGCGGCGGTGTTCACCAATGACCTGTCATCGGCGATGCACACCTATCGCAACATCGATGCGTCGGCGGTGATGGTGAACGACCACACCGCCTTCCGCACCGACTGGATGCCCTTTGCGGGCCTGCGCACATCGGGCCACGGGGTAGGGGGCATTCCCTATACCTGCCACGAGATGACCATCGAGAAGATGATTGTGATCAAGGGATAA